The Miscanthus floridulus cultivar M001 chromosome 7, ASM1932011v1, whole genome shotgun sequence genome includes a region encoding these proteins:
- the LOC136467350 gene encoding uncharacterized protein isoform X5 → MPPRRWVAPRSRCCSWDRRWPPSLAPASAAGLRCGPAAPRPARSSSSSPPDAARPPRHLIRCTNLRRGTCLCCRMSTTLTRGQSCRPLFVNTDLSQACAGNFIVGQLIFD, encoded by the exons ATGCCGCCACGGCGCTGGGTGGCACCACGCTCGCGCTGCTGCTCGTGGGACAGGCGGTGGCCCCCATCTCTAGCCCCTGCTTCTGCTGCGGGTCTGCGCTGCGGCCCGGCGGCGCCCAGGCCTGCGCGctcgtcctcttcctctcctcctg ACGCTGCACGGCCACCACGACACCTGATCCGCTGCACCAATCTACGAAGGGGGACCTGCTTGTGTTGCCGCATGTCCACGACGCTCACCAGAGGCCAGAGCTGCAG ACCACTCTTCGTAAATACAGATCTCTCTCAAGCTTGTGCAG GTAATTTCATTGTTGGTCAACTAATCTTTGATTGA
- the LOC136467350 gene encoding uncharacterized protein isoform X4: MPPRRWVAPRSRCCSWDRRWPPSLAPASAAGLRCGPAAPRPARSSSSSPPDAARPPRHLIRCTNLRRGTCLCCRMSTTLTRGQSCRPLFVNTDLSQACAVLGSGTSLQTTESKRGG, encoded by the exons ATGCCGCCACGGCGCTGGGTGGCACCACGCTCGCGCTGCTGCTCGTGGGACAGGCGGTGGCCCCCATCTCTAGCCCCTGCTTCTGCTGCGGGTCTGCGCTGCGGCCCGGCGGCGCCCAGGCCTGCGCGctcgtcctcttcctctcctcctg ACGCTGCACGGCCACCACGACACCTGATCCGCTGCACCAATCTACGAAGGGGGACCTGCTTGTGTTGCCGCATGTCCACGACGCTCACCAGAGGCCAGAGCTGCAG ACCACTCTTCGTAAATACAGATCTCTCTCAAGCTTGTGCAG TGCTTGGCAGCGGCACCTCGCTGCAGACTACGGAGTCCAAGAGGGGAGGCTAG
- the LOC136467350 gene encoding uncharacterized protein isoform X1, whose product MPPRRWVAPRSRCCSWDRRWPPSLAPASAAGLRCGPAAPRPARSSSSSPPDAARPPRHLIRCTNLRRGTCLCCRMSTTLTRGQSCRPLFVNTDLSQACAVYVYEQCLAAAPRCRLRSPRGEAREQNRRLESRT is encoded by the exons ATGCCGCCACGGCGCTGGGTGGCACCACGCTCGCGCTGCTGCTCGTGGGACAGGCGGTGGCCCCCATCTCTAGCCCCTGCTTCTGCTGCGGGTCTGCGCTGCGGCCCGGCGGCGCCCAGGCCTGCGCGctcgtcctcttcctctcctcctg ACGCTGCACGGCCACCACGACACCTGATCCGCTGCACCAATCTACGAAGGGGGACCTGCTTGTGTTGCCGCATGTCCACGACGCTCACCAGAGGCCAGAGCTGCAG ACCACTCTTCGTAAATACAGATCTCTCTCAAGCTTGTGCAG TTTACGTATATGAGCAGTGCTTGGCAGCGGCACCTCGCTGCAGACTACGGAGTCCAAGAGGGGAGGCTAGAGAGCAGAATAGGAGGCTGGAGAGCAGAACCTGA
- the LOC136467350 gene encoding uncharacterized protein isoform X2, with protein sequence MPPRRWVAPRSRCCSWDRRWPPSLAPASAAGLRCGPAAPRPARSSSSSPPDAARPPRHLIRCTNLRRGTCLCCRMSTTLTRGQSCRPLFVNTDLSQACAVSLRDQLYFNLLLNHWAARKPGSDLKLSRMLI encoded by the exons ATGCCGCCACGGCGCTGGGTGGCACCACGCTCGCGCTGCTGCTCGTGGGACAGGCGGTGGCCCCCATCTCTAGCCCCTGCTTCTGCTGCGGGTCTGCGCTGCGGCCCGGCGGCGCCCAGGCCTGCGCGctcgtcctcttcctctcctcctg ACGCTGCACGGCCACCACGACACCTGATCCGCTGCACCAATCTACGAAGGGGGACCTGCTTGTGTTGCCGCATGTCCACGACGCTCACCAGAGGCCAGAGCTGCAG ACCACTCTTCGTAAATACAGATCTCTCTCAAGCTTGTGCAG TCTCCTTGCGGGATCAGCTGTATTTTAATCTCTTATTAAATCATTGGGCTGCTAGGAAGCCAGGATCAGATTTGAAATTGTCACGCATGTTGATTTGA
- the LOC136467350 gene encoding uncharacterized protein isoform X3, translating to MPPRRWVAPRSRCCSWDRRWPPSLAPASAAGLRCGPAAPRPARSSSSSPPDAARPPRHLIRCTNLRRGTCLCCRMSTTLTRGQSCRPLFVNTDLSQACADAAKYYMQGYSEQKYKEFSKVVNIGMM from the exons ATGCCGCCACGGCGCTGGGTGGCACCACGCTCGCGCTGCTGCTCGTGGGACAGGCGGTGGCCCCCATCTCTAGCCCCTGCTTCTGCTGCGGGTCTGCGCTGCGGCCCGGCGGCGCCCAGGCCTGCGCGctcgtcctcttcctctcctcctg ACGCTGCACGGCCACCACGACACCTGATCCGCTGCACCAATCTACGAAGGGGGACCTGCTTGTGTTGCCGCATGTCCACGACGCTCACCAGAGGCCAGAGCTGCAG ACCACTCTTCGTAAATACAGATCTCTCTCAAGCTTGTGCAG ATGCAGCAAAATATTACATGCAAGGTTACTCTGAACAGAAATACAAGGAGTTCAGTAAAGTAGTGAATATTGGAATGATGTGA